Proteins encoded within one genomic window of Brassica rapa cultivar Chiifu-401-42 chromosome A09, CAAS_Brap_v3.01, whole genome shotgun sequence:
- the LOC103839038 gene encoding adenine phosphoribosyltransferase 1, which produces MATKEDVQDPRIPKIASSIRVIPDFPKPGIMFQDITTLLLDTEAFKDTVDIFVERYKGKGISVVAGVEARGFIFGPPIALAIGAKFVPMRKPKKLPGKVISEEYSLEYGTDKIEMHVGAVEPGERAIIIDDLIATGGTLAAAIRLLERVGVTIAECACVIELPVLKGREKLGETPLFILVTSDAA; this is translated from the exons ATGGCAACCAAAGAAGATGTGCAAGATCCCAGAATCCCCAAGATCGCATCTTCCATTAGAGTCATCCCCGACTTCCCTAAACCAG GGATCATGTTTCAAGACATAACGACGCTGCTTCTGGACACTGAGGCCTTTAAGGACACCGTTGatatttttgttgaaagatacAAAGGCAAAGGCATCTCTGTTGTTGCTg GTGTGGAAGCAAGAGGTTTCATTTTTGGACCTCCCATTGCGTTGGCTATTGGTGCCAAATTTGTTCCCATGAGGAAGCCCAAGAAGCTTCCTG GGAAGGTGATCTCGGAGGAGTATTCTTTGGAGTATGGAACAGATAAGATAGAGATGCATGTAGGTGCTGTTGAGCCTGGTGAGCGTGCTATCATCATTGATGACCTCATTGCCACTGGTGGCACTCTCGCTGCTGCTATCCGTCTCCTTG AGCGAGTAGGAGTGACGATTGCTGAGTGTGCTTGCGTCATTGAGTTACCTGTGCTCAAGGGAAGGGAGAAGCTAGGAGAGACGCCACTTTTTATTCTTGTCACCTCTGATGCTGCTTAA
- the LOC103839106 gene encoding uncharacterized protein LOC103839106 → MESKHQKNSCNTTTRKKVVSILSTSFYQLRPLVYQFLRIEVNDGRTAFFWFDDWLQIRRLIDITGSIGTCYLGVPRSARVCEAVTQSSWSVRGHRSRQFHDLHSRIQREPVPNINRGSDVMLWRHSDESYKPCFSSAKTWEQIRERKPIVFWSKSVWFAQGVTRFSFIVWLAVKNRLATGDRMRVWGLQQGCMLCGELDETRDHVFFACPYSFTIWDKLANRLSGSRMIQIGQ, encoded by the coding sequence ATGGAATCAAAGCACCAAAAAAACTCATGTAACACAACAACAAGAAAGAAGGTGGTCAGCATCTTGTCTACCAGTTTCTACCAGTTAAGACCACTTGTCTACCAGTTTCTACGGATAGAGGTAAATGATGGACGCACGGCGTTTTTCTGGTTTGATGATTGGCTACAAATAAGGAGACTCATAGACATCACGGGATCTATTGGAACATGCTATCTTGGAGTTCCTCGTTCTGCACGGGTGTGTGAAGCTGTTACACAGTCGAGTTGGAGCGTACGAGGGCATCGAAGTCGCCAGTTTCATGACTTGCACTCTCGCATTCAGAGAGAGCCAGTTCCAAACATCAACAGAGGCAGCGATGTTATGCTATGGAGGCATTCTGATGAATCCTATAAGCCTTGTTTCTCTTCGGCTAAAACATGGGAACAGATCAGAGAAAGAAAACCAATAGTTTTTTGGAGTAAAAGTGTTTGGTTTGCTCAAGGAGTTACAAGGTTCTCCTTTATAGTCTGGTTGGCTGTTAAGAACAGATTAGCTACTGGTGACAGAATGAGAGTTTGGGGGTTGCAACAAGGTTGTATGCTGTGTGGAGAGCTAGATGAGACCCGTGATCATGTCTTTTTTGCTTGTCCGTACTCATTTACTATCTGGGATAAGCTGGCAAATAGATTGAGTGGGAGTAGGATGATCCAGATTGGACAATAA